The sequence tacccgatacccgattttttcgggtcggataatcgggtacccgatacccgatcccgaaattcccagccctaatgACTTCCCTACCCGTGGGCCGGGACTGGGCCCTAttttagtaattattttagAAGAAATCTTTAAATCACTTttcattctattttttaaagaaaaatcatTTCTCATTCTGAATCTTCATAGTTGGAGTTGATACATATGGTAACTAATGTATATACTATGCCATGAATTTAATCAATCCCCAAAAAACATTCAAGTGGATCATGATTCATGAACATTCAAGTGATGCGATTTCTTAATTctgaaatctttttttttttaaagaaaatcaatTCATACTTGAAAGTTCAAAAATATCTTTTGGCGATTGGGGTAGTTTTAGCCTTTAAGACAAGGGATCCAATTTTTACCCCCTACTACAAACCATATAAAATTGAGtgaaaaaatttagtaaatccAATTAGTAAATGAGTTCAACAAATAATCCACACATAAAATAGGGCTAACCAACTAATTAATAGTATAACTATATAAAAAATGGAACAAGGGAAAATTTCTTAAAATAagatcaaaattaaaaaaaaatatatagtataaaataatttgtgataaatattaataatacagaaaaagttaaaaaaaatgtaaaaagatAACTTTTTTTATGAGGCGTTAGAATAAACTAATGCAGGGAAATGTCTAATTTATTGATTAAGATTCACAAAATACGAAAAAGAATATAGATAAAAGTAAAATTCTATTGATTTTTCTTGAATGTCAGACAAGAGAAGGGAAAAATAAAACCtaggattttatttattaaaattcaattgCGAAATACATAAAGAAATATCCTATACATACACTAACccataaactaaaataaaaacataaataaataaaagacctaataattaaaatacttattaaATAAAACAATCCTATATTATTCTCCATCATAAACTTATCGAAAATAATCCATCAACAATCTGAATGTTACCGACAGAAACTTATTTTacttaaaattttgttttgtttttactcTCATAAATTTATTCCACAGAATTATGATTTATTGTGAATACATATTATCGTGTTTGTATTACTTTGATTTAAGAGAAATATATTATGATTCCTCCTTTTAGCCGTGGAGACTGGTTAGCGACCCTTGGGTGTTTACAAATATATACTAATTCAACTTCTGCTACTTCTGAGAAACTACTGAATAAACGCGTTGGTTGACTTGAAAGTATTGGCATCAAGAGTAGGTTATACTAACAAGTAATCAGAAGTTCAATTGGAGTTGCATGTAAAAGAGAAACAATTTTGATGTCTAGGAATTACGACAACTGGGAGAGGCTGGTGGCGGCGGTGGTGAAGAGAGAGCAGATTTGGCAACTCTGTCATCAAGATTCTATCTCCACCATCTGCGCCTCTGACTACTCATCAGATCTGGAATTGGGTTTGCCCCTTTCACTTGGGAGCTTCCACATTGCTGCAACTTTCGAGTTGGTTCAACACCTCAACTACGGGAAAACGGATCTGGTTCGGCTGTTGCGGGATGTGCAGGTGTCGGACCAGCAATGTTTTCGCTCGGGAAGTAGAGCTGTCATCAAGTTAATGGATACTGCAAGCATAACAGAATATGAATTCGAGCAGCATATGATTGTGTTGAGAGATTGTAAGCATGAAAATGTGGGCACACCATGGGCGTACCACTTGTCTGAGGAGAGGAAGCTCATGGTCTATGATTACTATAGCCAGGGAAGCGTGTTTGATATGTTTCGAGGTAATCCTATATACATATGTGCAGACAAGACAATGACTCTCCATCTGCTGATCCTTAAATTAATATGTGATGGATGCAGGAAATGGAAGTAGGCCTGATTGGGAAAGCCGCGTGAGAATTGCAGTAGGTGCGGCGCGCGGAATTGAGCATATCCACGCACAGTGTGGAGGGAAGCTGGTCCATGGAAACATCAAATCCTCCAATATATTTGTCAACTCACAAGAGTATGGTTGCGTGTCTGATATTTGTTTGGGGGAAATGGCCCATCACTATGCCTCGAAGCAGGAATTGAGGAAGAGTGATGTGTACAGCTTCGGAATGTTATTGCTGGAACTTGTTATTGGCAGATCACTCGTGCACTCGCCTTACATTGTTCGCCGACTTCGTTTGTCTGATCCAGATACATTGGATTTCAATGGCTCCTGCTATTTTGTGGATGAAGTGGATATGGAAGATGCGAAGCTAGACAAGTTTCCTTTTGTAGATCCAAATCTGGATTCCTCGTCCGTGGAGCaggagttgcggaagatgttGAAGGTAGCAAAGATTTGTTTGGGTGAGTTGCCACAACACAGGTGTTGAAACATTGTATCatcataatgcatagagaaagaGAAGCTAAAGATTGTAATTGTATTTCTTGTTATTTCCTGCTGATACAATCATCCCTTTTATAGTATTAAGAAGGGAGCTGATATTCAATATTACTtctacaacatcatgaggattcctacaacatcatgaggatccCTATAATTAAGGGATTCTTAAttatcttttgactaactttatcttttgactaactttatTTGTCTGCTGACTTTTTATtctcaacactccccctcaagttgagtgacgggatttccgatACTCAACTTGGAAAGAACTTCTGAAAAACTTTTGAAGTCTACAGCTTTGGTTAGGATATCAGCGAGCTGATCTTCGGACCTCACAAACGGGAGCTCCACAATCTTTTCCTCAATCTTTTCCTTGATGAAGTGCCTATCCACTTCGACATGTTTTGTTCTGTCGTGTTGAACAGGATTTTCTGAGATGCTAATCGCGGCTTTATTGTCGCAGAACATCTGGCATGTTTGTGTTGGTTGAAGGCCCAACTCAGTTAACAGTCTTCTCAACCAAAGGACTTCAGTCAATCCACTCTTGATCCCTCTGAACTCTGCTTCCGCACTAGAGAGAGCTACCACCTTTTGTTTCTTACTCCTCCATGAGACAAGATTCCCTCCGATGAATGCAAAGTATCCAGCTGTTGACTTCCTGTCTACTGGGTTTCCAGCCCAGTCAGCATCTGTGTAAGCTTGTACCTCGAGGTGTTCAGTCTTCTTGAACAGCACTCCATAGTCAAAAGTCTTCTTCAaatatctcacaattctgagcgcagcttccatgtggtcagCCTGTGGTTGGTGCATGAATTGGCTAACAACACCAACAGCATAAGCAATGTCAGGTCGAGTATGGGAAAGATAGATAAGTTTCCCTACCAGACGCTGATATTGTCCTCGATCGGCTAACTGAGCTCCTTCCACAATTTGTAGCCCATGATTTACGATAATAGGAGTTTCtgctggcttgcaatctagcatcccaGTTTCAGCTAGGAGATCTAAAGTATACTTCTTCTGGTTGATGAAGATCCCCTTCTTTGATCTGAGAACTTCAATTCCGAGGAAGTATTTTAGttttcctaagtccttcatttcgaactctttgaacaagctttctttcaacttttgaatctcctctgtgtcatcccctgttataatcatgtcatcaacataaataacCAAACAAGAGATTAGATCACCTCGTTTCTTTAAGAATAAGGTGTGATCTGAgttgctttgctggtacccaAACTTTTTCATGGCTGCggtgaatcttccaaaccaagctctgggagactgCTTGAGCCCATATAAGGTTTTCTTCAACTTGCAGACTTCACCCTCTCCAAAATCTCCTGAAAAACCTTGAGGCACCTCCATGTagacttctctctcttcttcaagctctccatgaaggaaagcatttgtaacatcgaactgatgaagatcccagtcCTTATTAGCAGCAATTGAGAGGAGCACTCTGACAGTGTTCATCTTTGCAACAGGTGAGAAGGTCTCCTCGTAGTCGATCCCATACATCTGTGTGTATCCTTTTGCGACCAATCGAGCCTTGTAacgctcaatagatccatccgGTCTCCTTTTGATTGTGAAGACCCATTTGCATCCTACCGTTTTCTTCCCCTTTGGTAGTCTACACTTCTCCCATGTATGGTTTCGATTCAGTGcacttatttctttcttcatggCATCTCTCCAATGTGGAATCTTTAAGGCCTGTTCCGCATTCTTTGGGATCTCTTCGTCATACAAAGCTACTTCATAGGCAGCGGCAGTTTTGGATAGGTTCCCTTTGGCGATACCCCCAATAGAATACCGAGAGTTCTTCCCAAACTTTTCTGGTGAATAACGTTTAGGAGGAATTCCTCGAGTACTTCTAGGGGGTAACACATATCTCCCCTTGTCTGCACCCATTGTATGCTCCTCCTGTACTTcctgttcttcttcttcaaccaCTTGAGAAACAGGTTCAGTAGAACCCGAAATCATAGTAATAGGTTCAGAATCtcttacctcagatatcagtgGCGAAGAAGATATTTGGGGCGGCGGTGGATTGGATTGCTCAGATGTGGATGAAGTAAGCTCGGTGGCTAGGTTAACCTTTTCTGTTGGATCTGCTTCCGGGactggcattggtaaccaacttaacaagtcgatctcactctcactctccccctgactggtAAGGTGGTTAtcgtaaaaatactcagtttcaAGGAAATCACAGTTCATGGTGGTGATGATTTGACGGGTTTTGGAATTGTAACACCTATATCCTTTTTGATTAACTCCATATCCTACAAACACACACTTGACTGCACAAGGAGAGAATTTGGTGCGTTCATGTTTAGGAATGTGAAcgaaaacagagcacccaaAGACCCGTGGTTGAAGTGTAAGGGCAAGAGGTATGGAGGCCAGAGTAGACAATTTCTGTAATGGTGTTTGAAGTTTAAGAGTCCTAGTAGGGAGACGGTTAATAAGGTAAGCCGAGGTTGCCACGGCCTCGGGCCAAAAAGAGGAGGGAACATgagactcaatcatcatagaaCGAGTCATTTCAAGTAAAATTCGGTTTTTTCTTTCGGCAACTCCGTTTTGTTCAGGAGTGTGGGGGCAAGTAGTTTGATGAATAATCCCTTttgtttgacaaaatattttcatgGAATTATTAACAAATTCCCCTCCATTATCAGTTCTAAGGGTTTGGATGTTTTTCTGAAACTGAGTTTGAACCATAGTATGGAAAtgagtaaatttttcaaaaacttcagatttgtgttttaaaaaatatacccatgtcatcctagtgcaatcatcaataaataacagaaaatatttaaaaccttGTCCCCCTACCACGGGtgaaggaccccaaacatcagaatgaacaagagaaaatatggagtttacttgtgtgtcattaggcttaaaagattttcggtggcttttagctaaaacacaagtttcacaagataaattctcaccattttttattaatttaggaaataaaagcttaagataccccatggatggatgccctaaccgacggtgccaaagccaggcttcccggtcagcagttccgtgagccagcatcaccttgccttgttgagctatctcatccacatagtacaatccatcccgctcagtgccacgcccaataatctcccccgtcctgatatcctgaagtAAACAGAAGTGAGGATGCATTATCATGGTACAATTGAGTTCTTTAGTAACATGACTAATTGACAACAACTTATGAGATAGGGACGGAACATATAGACAATTGGATAATCGCAAGGTTGGGGAGATTTCTATAGTTCCGGCCCCTTCTACTTGAGTTAAGTCACCATTAGCAGTTTGTACATGAGTTCtaaaggattttgatgactcaagTATATCTGATTTGTCAAAAGTCATAGTGTCTGTagctccacaatcaaaaatccaattTGTTTTTCTACTGACTTGTTTATTTGACACTTGACATGCAGTAGgggttattttcgaattttgacATAGTTTAGGGTCAAAAATTGAGTTGGGCATAACTGTGTGGCTGTTTTTAATAACATGGGGTTCATTCTGGGGTTTCCATAAACTTGAGGGACTAGACTCAAAAAAAtggggtttcttttgtaatttacGGAAAATAGGGGACTGCAATTGAGATAAGGGAAAAATGGGAGGGTTTGATGGATATTCATCAAACCCTATACCTAAAGTTTCCTCCCTTTGACTGAATGCATGCGCCTCCTTCTCCCCTTGACTGAAATCATACGTCTCCTTCTCTCCCTTTCCTCTCTCGATTCTGCCTCGGCCATCAACGCCGGCAGCGACGCTAGCAGCCGCCGATCGGCTGCCTCCTCGGCCCTCTCGGCCATCTACGCTGTCGTTCATCTCCTCCAGGCAGTCCTTGATGGCGGACCGCACCCTCGGCTTCAGCCCGCGGAATTTGGTGAGCTTCT comes from Salvia miltiorrhiza cultivar Shanhuang (shh) chromosome 3, IMPLAD_Smil_shh, whole genome shotgun sequence and encodes:
- the LOC131014607 gene encoding probable inactive receptor kinase At5g53320, with the translated sequence MSRNYDNWERLVAAVVKREQIWQLCHQDSISTICASDYSSDLELGLPLSLGSFHIAATFELVQHLNYGKTDLVRLLRDVQVSDQQCFRSGSRAVIKLMDTASITEYEFEQHMIVLRDCKHENVGTPWAYHLSEERKLMVYDYYSQGSVFDMFRGNGSRPDWESRVRIAVGAARGIEHIHAQCGGKLVHGNIKSSNIFVNSQEYGCVSDICLGEMAHHYASKQELRKSDVYSFGMLLLELVIGRSLVHSPYIVRRLRLSDPDTLDFNGSCYFVDEVDMEDAKLDKFPFVDPNLDSSSVEQELRKMLKVAKICLGELPQHRPTMSQVVLQLEQPIITSDYSPPDYSPSHKSGDNTKTRVWNRIFRYPTYLFYQLPA